One window of the Eucalyptus grandis isolate ANBG69807.140 chromosome 8, ASM1654582v1, whole genome shotgun sequence genome contains the following:
- the LOC104430584 gene encoding putative UPF0481 protein At3g02645, which translates to MSLSFTEMREWFIHVKKKFEEELQKDIHSHVCVFQVPRSLSSAKPQAYIPQLVGLGPYHHLQSQLLQMERVKLDVAKKLHKESNGLSFTELVEKLTDLHLYVRACYHKFLDIDADVLSWIMSVDAQFLFHLLCQHAIGKRAPESSPFLGGLADHAGKKLAEDAILRDVMMLENQIPIFLLAQMVTVMCAPLEVAERKKIQENFPHMLLRFCKSLSLLKETRQYPVDKALKRAHLLDLLYSMVVEREDEFKIDIPADIIVIEEDKTESLDGAVPASNDNGSTARLHRIGGILTAVQSSDLPFTEKIRPHAMMAQKIMKILSQQIGPSALDSLGYEEAPAEEKGLIPTASSLAKAGIKFRKTDYIEETSFDEKTHTFQLPAIKLSVNSEVVIRNLVAYEAMATSGPLLFTRFVELMDGLLDHPRDVRLLKKHGIITGHLKDGEVACLFNGMSHSIDVHGPSQLDKTIKKVNEFYHAAPKIKTQNMIERYVYNFWKVLVMVATILFFPLMVLQTFCSSYGCSTLLNKTK; encoded by the coding sequence ATGTCTCTTTCATTCACAGAAATGAGAGAATGGTTCAttcatgtcaaaaaaaaattcgaggAAGAGCTTCAGAAGGACATTCATTCACATGTGTGCGTTTTCCAAGTCCCTCGATCACTCAGCTCTGCCAAGCCTCAGGCTTATATCCCCCAACTCGTCGGCTTAGGACCCTATCACCACCTTCAGTCTCAGCTCCTGCAGATGGAGCGAGTCAAGCTTGACGTCGCGAAGAAGCTCCACAAGGAGTCCAATGGCTTGAGCTTCACTGAGCTCGTGGAAAAGCTCACTGATTTGCACCTCTATGTCCGCGCATGTTACCACAAGTTCTTGGACATCGACGCCGACGTGTTGTCATGGATCATGAGCGTTGATGCGCAGTTCTTGTTCCATCTGCTCTGCCAGCATGCCATCGGCAAGAGGGCCCCTGAGTCATCACCTTTCTTGGGGGGCCTAGCTGACCACGCAGGCAAGAAGCTCGCCGAGGATGCCATCCTGAGGGACGTCATGATGTTGGAGAACCAAATCCCGATATTCTTGTTGGCACAGATGGTGACGGTCATGTGCGCGCCACTAGAAGTCGCCGAGCGGAAGAAGATCCAAGAGAATTTCCCCCACATGCTGTTGAGGTTTTGCAAATCTCTCTCGCTGCTCAAAGAGACGAGACAGTACCCCGTTGACAAAGCTTTGAAGCGCGCGCATTTGTTGGATCTTCTTTACAGTATGGTCGTGGAGAGAGAGGACGAATTCAAGATCGATATTCCCGCTGACATCATCGTAATCGAAGAAGATAAGACGGAGTCCCTCGATGGTGCTGTACCTGCGTCTAATGATAACGGGAGTACTGCTCGTCTGCACCGTATAGGTGGAATCCTCACCGCTGTCCAGTCATCGGACTTACCTTTCACGGAGAAAATTAGACCCCATGCTATGATGGcgcaaaaaattatgaaaatccTTTCTCAGCAAATTGGACCCTCTGCCCTCGATTCATTGGGGTACGAAGAAGCTCCCGCTGAAGAGAAGGGATTGATCCCAACAGCGTCCTCTCTCGCCAAAGCGGGCATAAAATTCCGCAAAACGGATTACATAGAAGAGACTTCGTTTGATGAGAAAACGCACACATTTCAACTTCCCGCGATCAAACTCAGCGTCAACTCGGAAGTCGTGATTCGGAACTTGGTGGCGTATGAGGCGATGGCGACCTCCGGTCCCTTGTTGTTCACGCGCTTCGTGGAGCTAATGGACGGCCTACTCGACCACCCGCGTGACGTGAGGTTGCTCAAGAAACACGGCATCATCACGGGCCATCTCAAGGACGGCGAAGTGGCATGTCTATTCAACGGTATGAGCCACTCTATCGATGTGCACGGCCCTTCCCAACTGGACAAGACGATCAAGAAAGTCAACGAGTTCTACCACGCTGCGCCGAAGATCAAGACCCAGAATATGATAGAGCGATACGTGTATAACTTTTGGAAGGTCCTGGTGATGGTGGCAACCATCCTCTTCTTTCCGCTCATGGTGCTACAGACTTTCTGCTCCTCTTACGGTTGTTCGACCCTCCTCAATAAGACAAAATAA
- the LOC120286571 gene encoding putative UPF0481 protein At3g02645, whose protein sequence is MSSSSRDMRDWFNHVHNNFNEELEKDIPSNVCIFQVPKSLSSAKPEAYTPQLVGLGPYHHLQPQLTEMERVKLDVAKKLHKEFNHLSVAELASKLSDLDLSVRACYHKFLDMDSNMLSWIMTVDSLFLFYQVCQHGINKSFLKSSPFLEGLADNTGKKLADATIRRDVMMLENQIPIFFVEKMLTLGCEPLQVAEQKTIVEEILPRMLVGFCKALSPLKETINCPPAKALKCAHLLDLLYSMVVSREDEIKIVIPADTIKIEEHKIEVHGSLNLVISTDVQEVLIPPQNVNHVAESTVELVENSNLRILRNMKPHVQMLKGLMDLYSKLSSPTDSLGVDEAPAEEKALIPTASSLAKAGVKFSKIKFIKDISFNEKTHTFQLPTIKFVINSEVVIRNLVAYEAMAISGPLVFARFVELMDGLINTLDDVKLLKKHGIITGRLKDDEVTHLFNGMSDSIEVNGDCPLDETIKKVNEFYNAAPTIKTHNMMERYVYGAWKVLAMAATVFLFLLMGLQTFCSAYSCSSLVNK, encoded by the coding sequence ATGTCTTCTTCATCCAGAGATATGAGAGATTGGTTCAATCATGTCCATAACAATTTCAACGAAGAGCTCGAGAAGGACATTCCTTCTAATGTGTGCATTTTCCAAGTCCCCAAATCACTCAGCTCTGCCAAGCCCGAGGCTTATACCCCCCAACTCGTCGGCTTAGGACCCTATCACCACCTTCAGCCTCAGCTCACGGAAATGGAGCGCGTCAAGCTTGACGTCGCGAAGAAGCTCCACAAGGAGTTCAACCACTTGAGCGTTGCTGAGCTCGCGAGCAAGCTTTCCGATTTGGACCTTTCTGTCCGCGCGTGCTACCACAAGTTCTTGGACATGGATTCCAACATGTTGTCATGGATCATGACTGTCGACTCGCTGTTCTTGTTCTATCAGGTCTGCCAGCACGGCATCAACAAAAGTTTCCTCAAGTCGTCACCCTTTTTGGAGGGCTTAGCCGACAACACGGGCAAGAAGCTTGCTGATGCCACCATCCGGAGGGATGTCATGATGTTGGAGAACCAAATCCCAATATTCTTCGTGGAGAAGATGTTGACGCTCGGCTGTGAGCCGCTACAAGTTGCGGAGCAGAAGACTATTGTCGAAGAGATCCTCCCCCGCATGCTTGTGGGGTTTTGCAAAGCCCTGTCACCGCTCAAAGAGACGATAAATTGTCCCCCCGCCAAAGCTTTGAAGTGCGCACATTTGTTGGATCTTCTTTATAGCATGGTCGTGTCAAGAGAGGACGAGATCAAGATTGTTATACCCGCTGACACCATAAAAATCGAAGAACATAAGATCGAGGTTCACGGATCCCTCAACCTAGTGATATCTACTGATGTTCAGGAAGTTCTTATTCCTCCTCAAAATGTTAATCATGTGGCAGAGAGTACGGTCGAACTTGTAGAGAACTCCAATTTAAGAATCTTGCGGAACATGAAACCCCATGTTCAGATGCTGAAAGGCCTGATGGATCTCTATTCGAAACTATCTTCACCCACCGACTCATTGGGGGTCGATGAGGCTCCCGCAGAAGAGAAGGCATTGATTCCGACAGCATCCTCTCTTGCCAAAGCGGGTGTAAAATTCAGCAAAATAAAGTTCATAAAGGACATATCGTTCAATGAGAAAACGCACACGTTTCAACTTCCCACTATCAAATTCGTCATCAACTCGGAAGTTGTGATACGGAACTTGGTGGCATACGAGGCGATGGCCATCTCCGGTCCCTTGGTGTTCGCACGCTTCGTGGAGCTAATGGATGGCCTAATTAACACACTGGACGACGTGAAGTTGCTCAAGAAACACGGTATCATCACTGGCCGTCTCAAGGACGACGAAGTCACGCATCTGTTCAATGGTATGAGCGACTCCATCGAAGTGAATGGCGATTGCCCACTGGACGAGACAATCAAGAAAGTCAATGAGTTTTACAATGCTGCGCCAACAATCAAAACCCACAATATGATGGAACGCTATGTGTATGGCGCTTGGAAGGTCCTGGCGATGGCGGCCACCgtcttcttgtttcttctcatGGGGCTACAAACTTTCTGCTCGGCTTACAGTTGTTCAAGCCTCGTCAATAAGTGA